The following coding sequences lie in one Spinacia oleracea cultivar Varoflay chromosome 1, BTI_SOV_V1, whole genome shotgun sequence genomic window:
- the LOC130465520 gene encoding uncharacterized protein, whose amino-acid sequence MGDHSNTTPNQDITSPFYLHPTDNTANQLVSIKFKGDGYGDWKRSMMISISSKNKLGFINGTLTKPDVDHPTYHAWMRCNDMMISWLLFNLDSTIAKSVLYFQTAREIWLDLEDRFGFISGPQLFSLEQQVSEMKQGGQNISEFFTEIKSLWDKISAANPLPTCTCNLCTCNLTQKIFKMQQDQRLMQFLMKLGEHLAIVRGNLLMQQPLPTI is encoded by the coding sequence ATGGGAGATCACAGTAACACTACACCTAATCAGGATATTACTAGTCCTTTCTACCTTCATCCTACTGATAACACAGCTAATCAATTGGTTTCTATCAAGTTTAAAGGAGATGGATATGGTGACTGGAAAAGAAGCATGATGATATCCATCTCTTCTAAGAACAAATTAGGTTTCATTAATGGAACTTTGACAAAACCTGATGTTGATCATCCAACATACCATGCATGGATGAGATGTAATGATATGATGATTTCATGGCTGCTATTCAACCTAGATTCTACTATTGCAAAGAGTGTCTTATATTTTCAAACAGCTAGAGAGATTTGGTTGGACTTGGAAGATAGGTTTGGCTTCATTTCAGGACCTCAGTTGTTTTCTCTGGAGCAACAAGTGTCAGAAATGAAACAAGGTGGACAGAATATCTCAGAGTTCTTTACTGAGATAAAATCTTTGTGGGATAAGATCAGTGCTGCAAATCCTTTGCCTACATGTACTTGTAATCTTTGTACATGCAATCTGACACAAAAGATCTTCAAGATGCAACAAGATCAGAGACTTATGCAATTCTTGATGAAACTTGGAGAACATCTAGCTATTGTTAGGGGTAATCTGCTGATGCAACAACCACTACCTACAATCTAA